A region from the Agrococcus sp. SL85 genome encodes:
- the purN gene encoding phosphoribosylglycinamide formyltransferase, with protein MLRLVVLVSGSGTNFADLLERTRDGRVPAEVVAVGADRECPGLDIARAAGIPTFVVPFAAPRAEWSARIADRIAAAGGDLVVLSGFMRLLSPEAVARFSPALLNTHPAHLPEFPGAHGVRDALAAGVAQTGASVIVVDAGVDTGPILAQRRIAIEADDDEASLHDRIKLVERDLLASVLTDIAEGAIDLHEAGARTPNPEEPTA; from the coding sequence GTGCTGCGTCTCGTCGTCCTCGTCTCCGGCAGCGGCACCAACTTCGCCGACCTGCTCGAGCGCACGCGCGACGGCCGCGTGCCCGCGGAGGTCGTCGCCGTCGGCGCCGACCGCGAGTGCCCGGGCCTCGACATCGCGCGCGCCGCAGGCATCCCGACCTTCGTCGTGCCCTTCGCCGCCCCGCGCGCCGAGTGGTCGGCACGCATCGCCGATCGCATCGCCGCTGCTGGCGGCGATCTCGTCGTGCTCTCCGGCTTCATGCGGCTGCTCTCACCCGAGGCCGTCGCGCGCTTCTCGCCCGCGCTGCTCAACACGCATCCCGCGCACCTGCCGGAGTTCCCGGGAGCCCACGGCGTCCGCGACGCGCTCGCGGCGGGCGTCGCGCAGACGGGCGCCTCCGTCATCGTCGTCGACGCGGGCGTCGACACCGGCCCGATCCTCGCGCAGCGGCGCATCGCGATCGAGGCGGACGACGACGAGGCCAGCCTCCACGACCGCATCAAGCTCGTCGAGCGCGACCTGCTCGCGAGCGTGCTCACCGACATCGCCGAGGGCGCGATCGACCTCCACGAGGCAGGCGCCCGCACCCCGAACCCCGAGGAGCCCACCGCATGA
- a CDS encoding adenylate kinase, whose amino-acid sequence MSAGSIDDVRSARRILCFGATGSGKSTLATALGERLGLPVVLIDEIAWQPGWRQLDREELGEVVLPLLDGEGYVFDSVYGGQNADALARVDVVVALDYPRAVSLARLVRRTWRRIRTRELVCNGNVETLGRVLSADSIVAWHVRSWRSKRERMRRWHADPAAPPVLLLPRPADARALLDALPAGSR is encoded by the coding sequence ATGAGCGCAGGGAGCATCGACGACGTCCGGAGCGCGCGGCGCATCCTCTGCTTCGGCGCGACGGGTTCGGGCAAGTCGACGCTCGCGACGGCGCTCGGCGAGCGGCTGGGGCTGCCGGTCGTGCTCATCGACGAGATCGCCTGGCAGCCGGGGTGGCGTCAGCTCGATCGCGAGGAGCTCGGCGAGGTCGTGCTGCCGCTCCTCGACGGGGAGGGCTACGTCTTCGACTCGGTCTACGGCGGCCAGAACGCCGACGCGCTCGCCCGCGTCGACGTCGTCGTCGCGCTCGACTACCCGCGCGCGGTCTCGCTCGCGCGCCTCGTGCGCCGCACCTGGCGGCGCATCCGCACGCGCGAGCTCGTCTGCAACGGCAACGTCGAGACGCTCGGCCGGGTGCTCTCGGCGGATTCGATCGTGGCGTGGCACGTCCGGTCGTGGCGGAGCAAGCGCGAGCGGATGCGGCGCTGGCACGCCGATCCCGCGGCGCCGCCGGTGCTGCTGCTCCCGCGCCCGGCCGACGCCCGGGCGCTGCTCGACGCGCTGCCCGCGGGCTCCCGCTGA
- the purH gene encoding bifunctional phosphoribosylaminoimidazolecarboxamide formyltransferase/IMP cyclohydrolase: MSGPQHDPSLYRDRDQVPFRRALLSVSVKTGIVELGRALAAAGVELVSTGSTAGLLAEAGLPVTEVAQVTGFAEALDGRVKTLHPAIHAGLLADLRLEHHERQLVELGIAPFELVVVNLYPFVETVRSGAEDDAVVEQIDIGGPAMVRASAKNHANVAIVTDPRVYPLIARAAGTGLTLLQRRALARDAFAHTAAYDGAVARWFAGEPVEAPAAPAEAETAPAAAEPPALVEPAAAPAPAAAPDPSAEATDTSSASGLVRAVGAATLVSGLRYGENSHQQAGLFALPGGRGITQAELLHGKPMSFNNYVDADAALRAAYDFHEPAVAVVKHANPCGIAIAAPRAVDPIASAHERAHACDPVSAFGGVIAANRPVTLAMAEAVAAIFTEVVVAPDFEPEALEVLSRKKNVRLLRLPEGYAREGSELRQVSGGLLVQQPDTFEGFSSHTWRRVSGSHVSDAVLTDLEFAWRACRSVKSNAILLASGGASVGVGMGQVNRLDSCRLAVARAGERAAGSVAASDAFFPFADGLQILLDAGIAAVVQPGGSVRDDEVIAAADAAGITMYLTGERHFAH, translated from the coding sequence ATGAGCGGACCCCAGCACGACCCGAGCCTCTACCGCGACCGCGACCAGGTGCCGTTCCGCCGCGCGCTGCTCTCGGTGAGCGTCAAGACGGGGATCGTCGAGCTGGGCCGGGCGCTCGCCGCGGCCGGCGTCGAGCTCGTCTCCACCGGCTCCACGGCGGGCCTCCTCGCCGAGGCGGGCCTGCCGGTCACCGAGGTCGCGCAGGTCACGGGCTTCGCGGAGGCCCTCGACGGCCGCGTGAAGACGCTCCACCCGGCGATCCACGCGGGCCTCCTCGCCGACCTCCGGCTCGAGCACCACGAGCGCCAGCTCGTCGAGCTCGGCATCGCACCCTTCGAGCTCGTCGTCGTCAACCTCTACCCGTTCGTCGAGACGGTGCGCTCGGGCGCCGAGGACGACGCGGTCGTCGAGCAGATCGACATCGGCGGCCCCGCGATGGTGCGCGCCTCGGCGAAGAACCACGCGAACGTCGCGATCGTCACCGACCCGCGCGTGTACCCGCTCATCGCGCGCGCCGCGGGCACGGGCCTCACGCTCCTGCAGCGTCGCGCGCTCGCGCGCGACGCCTTCGCCCACACGGCCGCCTACGACGGCGCGGTCGCGCGCTGGTTCGCGGGCGAGCCGGTCGAGGCGCCGGCCGCTCCGGCCGAGGCCGAGACGGCACCCGCGGCCGCCGAACCGCCCGCGCTCGTCGAGCCGGCCGCGGCGCCCGCCCCCGCGGCGGCACCGGACCCGAGCGCCGAGGCCACCGACACCTCGAGCGCCTCGGGCCTCGTGCGCGCCGTCGGCGCCGCGACGCTCGTCTCTGGCCTCCGCTACGGCGAGAACAGCCACCAGCAGGCGGGCCTCTTCGCGCTGCCCGGCGGCCGCGGCATCACGCAGGCCGAGCTCCTGCACGGCAAGCCGATGTCGTTCAACAACTACGTTGACGCGGATGCCGCGCTGCGCGCCGCCTACGACTTCCACGAGCCCGCGGTCGCGGTCGTGAAGCACGCGAACCCCTGCGGCATCGCGATCGCGGCGCCGAGGGCCGTCGACCCCATCGCCTCGGCGCACGAGCGCGCGCACGCGTGCGACCCCGTCTCGGCGTTCGGCGGCGTCATCGCCGCCAACCGCCCCGTGACGCTCGCGATGGCCGAGGCGGTCGCGGCGATCTTCACGGAGGTCGTGGTCGCCCCCGACTTCGAGCCCGAGGCCCTCGAGGTGCTCTCGCGCAAGAAGAACGTGCGCCTCCTGCGCCTGCCCGAGGGCTACGCCCGCGAGGGCTCGGAGCTGCGCCAGGTGTCCGGCGGCCTGCTCGTGCAGCAGCCCGACACCTTCGAGGGCTTCTCGTCGCACACCTGGCGGCGCGTCTCCGGCTCGCACGTCTCCGACGCCGTGCTCACCGACCTCGAGTTCGCGTGGCGCGCCTGCCGCTCGGTGAAGTCGAACGCCATCCTGCTCGCCTCGGGCGGCGCCTCCGTGGGCGTCGGCATGGGCCAGGTCAACCGGCTCGACTCGTGCCGCCTCGCCGTGGCGCGGGCGGGGGAGCGGGCGGCCGGCTCGGTCGCGGCCTCCGACGCCTTCTTCCCCTTCGCCGACGGCCTCCAGATCCTGCTCGACGCGGGCATCGCGGCCGTCGTGCAGCCGGGCGGCTCGGTGCGCGACGACGAGGTCATCGCCGCGGCCGACGCCGCCGGGATCACGATGTACCTCACGGGCGAGCGCCACTTCGCCCACTGA